The proteins below are encoded in one region of Nitrospirota bacterium:
- a CDS encoding CoB--CoM heterodisulfide reductase iron-sulfur subunit B family protein, which yields MKYAFYTGCAAKGACPELYQSAVKVAKLLGIELDEMTSAACCGAGVVREGDADLSLAINARTFAQAEAKGLPVLTICGTCQGVLANANKTLKEDPAARDRVNAMLAPDGIAYRGTVDVKHFLWVLIQDVGLSKLRQAVKRSLAGLRVAPFYGCYILRPSKDLGLDDPNNPTSLEELITALGGERIDYSGRIKCCGFPLVLENEPMALAMGGNATAEAKGEGADCMVTPCPLCHMSLDIYQERAGRQRGERLDMPVFHLPQLVGLALGLSEQDLGLSRHMVPVTKAMGKIASPTS from the coding sequence ATGAAGTACGCATTCTACACAGGCTGCGCCGCCAAAGGCGCTTGCCCCGAGCTCTATCAGTCGGCCGTCAAAGTGGCCAAGCTGCTGGGCATCGAACTGGACGAAATGACCAGCGCGGCGTGCTGCGGAGCGGGCGTCGTTCGAGAGGGGGACGCCGACCTGAGCCTGGCCATCAATGCCCGGACGTTCGCGCAGGCGGAAGCCAAGGGGCTGCCGGTCTTGACCATCTGCGGCACCTGCCAGGGCGTGTTGGCGAATGCGAATAAGACGCTCAAGGAGGACCCTGCGGCGCGCGATCGGGTCAATGCAATGCTGGCGCCCGACGGGATCGCGTACCGCGGCACCGTCGACGTCAAACACTTCCTGTGGGTGTTGATTCAAGACGTGGGGCTGTCGAAGCTGCGTCAAGCGGTCAAACGTTCGTTGGCCGGGCTGCGCGTGGCCCCGTTTTACGGCTGTTATATCCTGCGCCCGTCCAAGGATTTGGGGCTCGACGATCCGAACAACCCCACGTCGCTGGAGGAGTTGATCACCGCGTTGGGTGGGGAGCGCATCGACTACAGCGGCCGGATCAAATGTTGCGGATTTCCGCTGGTCTTGGAGAATGAACCAATGGCGCTGGCCATGGGCGGAAACGCGACCGCCGAGGCCAAAGGCGAGGGCGCCGACTGTATGGTGACCCCGTGTCCGTTGTGCCACATGAGTTTGGATATTTACCAGGAACGCGCCGGTCGCCAGCGCGGCGAGCGTTTGGACATGCCGGTGTTTCACCTTCCGCAACTGGTCGGCCTTGCCCTCGGTCTCTCGGAGCAGGACCTCGGATTGTCGCGCCACATGGTTCCGGTGACGAAGGCGATGGGTAAAATCGCGTCGCCGACCTCGTAA